From a region of the Bacteroidales bacterium genome:
- a CDS encoding patatin-like phospholipase family protein, which translates to MKKYKILSLDGGGSWALIQILSLKERYPDKTGHQILKEYDMVVANSGGSIVLAALACNWTLDETIELFDKEELRKKIFYPNPFSKRYFPTGITKWFGFGPKYSTTKKYEAFNEIFKLIKSRNMDELPEYIGKTSLKIIVATFDCLNNKAKFFRSYGYPGKTYDKINLIKAVHASSNAPVNYFDFPAKFKAKGTEQFYYLWDGALGGFNNPLTAAMVEAFYTGVPKESIQVVSLGTGNKLMSQHDKSYFYKLYINVLKHRKSKPCLGIKFFGKTVMNLAKTILYEPPDWANYVSYVMRFSDNLHEHKENIKQFIRLSPMIHVQPGFHDDNEKIKEFIYKLYAMDMDISKQKDIETVKQCFTEWKNGNILNQPVKGSISRDNKLDYSVGHKFFKDAFEDWEKI; encoded by the coding sequence ATGAAAAAATACAAAATACTATCCCTCGACGGAGGAGGAAGCTGGGCATTAATTCAAATACTGTCCCTCAAAGAACGTTATCCTGATAAAACCGGACATCAAATCCTGAAAGAATATGATATGGTAGTTGCCAATTCAGGAGGAAGTATTGTTTTGGCGGCACTTGCATGCAATTGGACATTGGATGAAACCATTGAACTGTTCGATAAAGAAGAATTAAGAAAGAAAATATTTTATCCCAATCCGTTCAGCAAAAGATATTTCCCGACCGGAATAACAAAATGGTTTGGTTTCGGGCCGAAATATTCTACAACTAAAAAGTATGAAGCTTTTAATGAAATTTTTAAACTTATCAAAAGCCGAAATATGGATGAATTGCCCGAATATATCGGCAAAACGAGCCTTAAAATTATTGTTGCAACATTTGATTGTCTCAATAATAAGGCAAAGTTTTTTCGTTCATACGGTTATCCGGGAAAAACATATGATAAAATAAACCTTATAAAAGCCGTGCATGCATCAAGCAATGCACCGGTAAATTATTTCGATTTTCCGGCAAAGTTCAAAGCAAAGGGAACAGAGCAATTTTATTATCTGTGGGACGGAGCTTTGGGCGGTTTTAATAATCCGCTTACTGCTGCAATGGTTGAGGCGTTTTATACCGGTGTACCCAAAGAAAGCATACAAGTTGTATCACTCGGAACAGGCAATAAATTAATGTCACAACACGATAAAAGTTATTTCTATAAGCTCTATATCAATGTGTTGAAACATCGAAAATCTAAACCCTGTTTGGGTATAAAGTTTTTTGGTAAAACTGTTATGAACCTTGCTAAAACCATATTATACGAGCCGCCGGATTGGGCAAATTATGTCAGTTATGTTATGCGTTTTTCCGATAATTTGCATGAGCATAAAGAAAACATCAAACAATTTATCCGATTATCACCCATGATACACGTTCAACCCGGTTTTCATGACGATAATGAAAAGATAAAAGAATTCATTTACAAGCTCTATGCAATGGATATGGATATAAGCAAGCAAAAAGATATTGAAACCGTAAAACAATGCTTTACGGAATGGAAAAACGGCAATATCTTAAATCAACCCGTAAAAGGCTCAATAAGCAGAGACAATAAATTAGACTACTCCGTAGGACATAAGTTTTTTAAGGATGCTTTTGAGGACTGGGAAAAAATATAA
- a CDS encoding S8/S53 family peptidase, with product MKTLKTINDVYIRSKKPEKNKDNLKGIIYKGFEVTVKDKEIQGKPGEDNNPNTKWYEDLNGDYLWSGGFEGVEVEKYIHKFINYNSVFKDIPENWKASGGKDINIAVLDSGIYENHPDFEGMFFRTEYESKNFTDDNSGYLDKNGHGTNVAGLIGARSSNSIGVVGVAPKCNIFNLKVLDDAANSYWVWLDNAFDFILESEIDFSIINLSLSITYYDYQKIEDKLKKIHEKGIYIIAAAGNNEGLLRNEILYPAESPFCIAVGSVNRDFNMKNNKFPKSLDYIIPASDIYSCSIRKNKYYTYKNGSSFSTSLFSGILALSISTFGKLPYADLLSKINSISTKYNDSVNKSIIKIYKP from the coding sequence ATGAAAACATTAAAAACAATAAATGATGTATATATAAGATCAAAAAAACCTGAAAAAAATAAAGATAATTTAAAAGGGATAATTTATAAAGGATTTGAAGTTACTGTTAAAGATAAAGAAATTCAGGGAAAGCCGGGTGAGGATAATAATCCCAATACTAAATGGTATGAAGATCTTAACGGTGATTATCTTTGGAGTGGGGGGTTTGAAGGGGTTGAAGTTGAAAAATATATACATAAATTTATAAATTATAATTCAGTTTTCAAAGATATTCCTGAAAATTGGAAAGCTTCGGGAGGAAAGGATATTAATATCGCTGTATTAGATTCAGGGATATATGAAAATCATCCTGATTTTGAAGGAATGTTTTTTAGAACTGAATATGAGTCGAAAAATTTCACAGATGATAATTCAGGTTATTTAGATAAAAATGGACATGGTACCAATGTAGCCGGTCTCATAGGTGCAAGAAGTTCTAATAGTATAGGAGTTGTTGGAGTAGCCCCTAAATGTAATATTTTTAATTTAAAAGTTTTGGATGATGCTGCTAACTCATATTGGGTTTGGTTAGACAATGCATTTGACTTTATATTGGAATCAGAGATTGATTTTAGTATTATCAATTTAAGTTTATCCATCACATATTATGATTATCAAAAAATTGAGGATAAATTAAAAAAAATACATGAAAAAGGAATATATATTATAGCAGCAGCAGGAAACAATGAAGGCCTTTTGAGAAATGAGATTTTATATCCGGCAGAAAGTCCATTCTGCATTGCTGTTGGCTCTGTAAATCGTGATTTTAATATGAAAAACAATAAATTTCCGAAAAGTTTAGATTATATAATACCTGCATCAGATATATATTCATGTTCAATCAGGAAAAATAAATATTACACTTATAAAAATGGGAGTTCCTTCTCTACCTCTTTGTTTAGCGGTATATTAGCATTGTCAATTTCTACATTTGGCAAATTACCATATGCAGATTTATTAAGTAAAATCAATTCTATATCAACAAAATATAATGATTCAGTCAATAAATCAATAATTAAAATCTATAAACCATGA
- a CDS encoding N-acetylmuramoyl-L-alanine amidase — protein sequence MTVLLDNGHGGLIDNKYQTKGKQKKWSDGTHIYEGEFNRAIVNGIIEKLTALKIPYVNIAPEYRDVSLQTRVNRANKYNAKKCFYLSIHANAGGGHGSEIFTSSGETKSDKIATIFGEEYKKEYPNKKLRTDYSDGDLDKEDRYTVLLKTKMPAILTENFFMDNKDECKDILLTKEGRERIINWHVEAILRVMGELY from the coding sequence ATGACAGTATTATTAGACAACGGACACGGCGGACTTATAGACAATAAGTACCAAACCAAAGGGAAACAAAAGAAATGGAGTGACGGAACGCATATTTACGAAGGAGAATTTAACCGAGCAATTGTAAACGGAATTATTGAGAAACTGACTGCACTTAAAATTCCTTATGTAAACATTGCACCCGAATACAGAGATGTTTCACTTCAAACACGCGTAAACAGGGCAAACAAATACAATGCAAAGAAATGCTTTTATTTGAGCATACATGCCAATGCCGGCGGCGGACACGGATCAGAGATTTTCACATCGTCCGGAGAAACCAAAAGCGATAAAATAGCTACCATATTCGGTGAAGAATACAAAAAAGAATACCCGAACAAAAAATTAAGAACCGACTATTCCGACGGCGACCTTGATAAAGAGGACAGATATACAGTTTTGCTGAAAACAAAAATGCCCGCCATCCTCACCGAAAATTTTTTTATGGATAACAAAGACGAATGCAAAGACATCCTCCTAACCAAAGAAGGCAGAGAAAGAATTATTAATTGGCATGTGGAGGCGATTTTGCGGGTGATGGGGGAATTATATTGA